A part of Microbacterium atlanticum genomic DNA contains:
- a CDS encoding YceI family protein: MTDATAIDIPGYRTGTWVLDPAHSEVTFSVRHMMISKVRGTFGMKSATLVAPENPLEATVVASVDVASVDTKDEARDNHLRSADFFDVENHPTMEFRSTGARVEDGDFLVDGDLTIRGVTKPVTFEFDFGGFGVDPWGNYKAGATAKTVVNREEFGLTWNAALETGGVLVGKDITITLDLQGAHQAA, encoded by the coding sequence ATGACTGACGCCACGGCAATCGACATCCCCGGCTACAGGACGGGCACGTGGGTGCTCGACCCCGCACACAGTGAGGTGACGTTCAGCGTGCGTCACATGATGATCTCGAAGGTGCGCGGCACGTTCGGCATGAAGAGTGCGACGCTCGTGGCGCCGGAGAACCCGCTCGAGGCGACCGTCGTGGCCAGTGTCGACGTCGCGTCCGTGGACACCAAGGACGAGGCGCGCGACAACCACCTGCGCTCCGCGGACTTCTTCGACGTCGAGAACCACCCCACCATGGAGTTCCGCTCCACGGGTGCGCGTGTCGAGGACGGCGACTTCCTGGTCGACGGCGACCTCACCATCCGCGGTGTCACCAAGCCCGTGACCTTCGAGTTCGACTTCGGCGGCTTCGGCGTCGACCCGTGGGGCAACTACAAGGCCGGTGCGACGGCGAAGACCGTGGTCAACCGCGAGGAGTTCGGCCTCACCTGGAACGCCGCGCTCGAGACCGGCGGGGTCCTCGTCGGCAAGGACATCACCATCACCCTCGACCTGCAAGGCGCGCACCAGGCCGCGTGA
- a CDS encoding MFS transporter has protein sequence MSAAGEHRSHFIDLRPFRASPAFTRMWLGSTMAGLGGQLTIVAIMLQMYDLTGSTFAVSMIAVAGLIPMVVAGIYGGMLADAFDRRAVALLAATVTFGSTAVLAALAWTGTETAWWLYGLSIVNSAANSIVLATRQAIVPRLLPRELLPAASALGGITVGIMVMAGPALAGVLVALTGYAWTYTLDVALMLSLFLGLWTLPALRPEGQTVRPGLESLRDGWRFLRRASNIRLQFVLDIIAMTFGQPLSLFPAIGAVLLGGGPITTGVLTAAVAAGAFASSLFSGRVGGIRRQGLGIERAILVYGAAIGGLGLVLGAAALGWFAPETVDVDSPNLVLITLACVALAVAGAADNISSIFRNTMVQAAVPDAIRGRLQGIFIVVVAGGPRLGALYAGTLATLTALWFPPLLGGLVIIVLVATLVRFSPRFRAYDAENPVP, from the coding sequence GTGAGCGCGGCCGGAGAGCATCGCAGCCACTTCATCGACCTGCGGCCGTTCCGTGCGAGCCCGGCGTTCACCCGGATGTGGCTCGGATCGACGATGGCGGGCCTCGGCGGCCAGCTCACCATCGTGGCCATCATGCTGCAGATGTACGACCTCACCGGGTCGACGTTCGCGGTCTCGATGATCGCGGTGGCGGGCCTCATCCCGATGGTCGTCGCCGGCATCTACGGCGGCATGCTCGCCGACGCCTTCGACCGGCGCGCCGTGGCGCTGCTCGCCGCCACCGTCACGTTCGGCTCAACCGCGGTCCTGGCCGCCCTGGCCTGGACGGGCACCGAGACGGCGTGGTGGCTCTACGGCTTGAGCATCGTCAACTCGGCCGCCAACTCGATCGTGCTGGCGACACGACAGGCGATCGTGCCGCGCCTGCTCCCCCGCGAGCTGCTCCCCGCCGCGTCGGCGCTCGGCGGCATCACCGTGGGGATCATGGTGATGGCGGGCCCGGCCCTGGCCGGCGTCCTCGTCGCGCTCACCGGCTACGCCTGGACGTACACCCTCGATGTCGCGCTGATGCTGTCGCTGTTCCTCGGACTGTGGACGCTGCCCGCGCTCCGCCCGGAGGGCCAGACCGTCCGACCGGGCCTGGAGTCGCTCCGCGACGGCTGGCGGTTCCTGCGACGAGCGTCGAACATCCGCCTGCAGTTCGTCCTCGACATCATCGCCATGACGTTCGGGCAGCCGCTGTCGCTGTTCCCCGCGATCGGCGCCGTGCTGCTGGGCGGCGGTCCGATCACGACGGGCGTGCTCACCGCGGCGGTCGCCGCAGGCGCGTTCGCGTCGAGCCTGTTCTCCGGCCGCGTGGGAGGCATCCGGCGCCAGGGCCTCGGGATCGAGCGCGCCATCCTCGTCTACGGTGCCGCGATCGGCGGACTCGGACTGGTGCTGGGCGCGGCGGCGCTCGGCTGGTTCGCTCCCGAGACGGTCGACGTCGACAGCCCCAACCTCGTGCTCATCACGCTTGCGTGCGTCGCGCTCGCCGTCGCCGGAGCGGCCGACAACATCAGCTCCATCTTCCGCAACACGATGGTCCAGGCGGCGGTGCCCGACGCGATCCGCGGGCGCCTGCAGGGGATCTTCATCGTCGTCGTCGCCGGCGGACCGCGCCTGGGCGCCCTCTACGCCGGCACACTCGCGACGCTGACGGCACTGTGGTTCCCGCCGCTGCTCGGCGGACTCGTGATCATCGTCCTCGTCGCGACGCTGGTCCGGTTCAGTCCGCGCTTCCGCGCGTACGACGCGGAGAATCCGGTGCCGTAG
- a CDS encoding DMT family transporter — MAMTQALPAVQPTVAPSTRWVTVQFVLAGVVWGASFLFMKVSLEGISPAQVAWTRIVLGALTLGVLVLARREHLSRSIRVWGHLTVLGLTFCVFPFLLFSWAQQHVSSGVASIFNATTPIMTAVMAWLVFRVERLKTLQVVGIAVGVLGVLLIIAPWQGIALDGSLVAELAILGATASYGFSLAYMRRFASNTGMSALGFTFGYIAMAGVVMAVLTPFLVLTPVRLDLPIVASLLMLGCLGTGIAYVWSQNTVRAWGPTRASTVTYITPVVGVVLGILILGETMSWNEPVGALVIFLGILLAQDRLRRRTGV, encoded by the coding sequence ATGGCCATGACCCAGGCGCTTCCCGCGGTGCAGCCCACAGTCGCGCCGTCGACGCGATGGGTGACCGTCCAGTTCGTGCTGGCGGGAGTCGTGTGGGGTGCGAGCTTCCTGTTCATGAAGGTCTCGCTGGAAGGCATCTCGCCTGCGCAGGTCGCGTGGACGCGTATCGTCCTCGGCGCGCTCACCCTCGGCGTGCTGGTCCTCGCGCGCCGGGAGCATCTGTCGCGCAGCATCCGCGTGTGGGGCCACCTGACCGTGCTCGGCCTCACCTTCTGCGTGTTCCCGTTCCTGCTGTTCTCGTGGGCCCAGCAGCACGTCAGTTCGGGGGTGGCGAGCATCTTCAACGCCACGACGCCGATCATGACGGCGGTGATGGCGTGGCTGGTGTTCCGGGTCGAGCGCCTCAAGACGCTGCAGGTCGTCGGCATCGCCGTCGGCGTGCTGGGCGTGCTGCTCATCATCGCGCCCTGGCAGGGCATCGCGCTGGACGGCAGCCTCGTGGCGGAACTGGCCATCCTCGGCGCGACGGCCAGCTACGGGTTCAGCCTGGCCTACATGCGGCGGTTCGCGTCGAACACCGGGATGTCCGCGCTGGGGTTCACCTTCGGCTACATCGCGATGGCGGGCGTGGTCATGGCCGTGCTCACCCCGTTCCTCGTGCTCACTCCCGTGCGCCTGGACCTGCCCATCGTCGCGAGCCTGCTGATGCTCGGCTGCCTCGGCACCGGCATCGCGTACGTCTGGAGCCAGAACACCGTGCGGGCATGGGGTCCGACCCGCGCCTCGACAGTCACCTACATCACGCCGGTCGTCGGCGTCGTCCTCGGCATCCTGATCCTGGGCGAGACGATGTCGTGGAACGAGCCCGTCGGCGCCCTGGTCATCTTCCTGGGCATCCTGCTCGCCCAGGACAGGCTCCGCCGGCGCACCGGCGTCTGA